One stretch of Muribaculum intestinale DNA includes these proteins:
- a CDS encoding M16 family metallopeptidase gives MAQNCSNPITYHTLSNRLRVVHRYCDSRVECCGLCVMAGSRNEQPEQFGLAHFVEHTIFKGTDRRRSWHIINRMESVGGELNAFTSEEATTIYSSFPAGNLARAVELIADLVSRSRFPEAEIDREREVVLDEVDSYLDSPAEAIFDDFNELLFAGSGLGHNILGNEKTIKTFTSATCRDFLDRYYTPGNMVFFYMGPATPKRVVATAERYMGHFSHPDTHVDRVVPPEVEPFDIYRDLHTHQAHTVIGARIPGMFADKNRAYSLLTNIIGGPCMNSLLNVALRERRGYVYSVDAYTSLFTDCGEMTIYFGCDREHVKPCRRIISDTLTHLADSPMKERTLSAAKKQYIGQTIVAAENREQMALSTGRALLFNGHVATRSEIIDRIMSLTPEHLRMAAEAIVSDRCSILTFG, from the coding sequence ATGGCACAGAACTGTTCTAATCCGATTACCTATCATACTCTAAGCAACCGTCTCAGAGTAGTACACCGCTACTGCGACTCCAGAGTCGAGTGCTGCGGATTGTGTGTGATGGCAGGAAGCCGCAACGAACAACCCGAACAGTTCGGACTCGCCCACTTTGTGGAACACACCATATTCAAAGGCACCGACCGCCGCCGTTCATGGCACATTATCAACCGCATGGAATCGGTAGGAGGCGAACTAAACGCATTCACATCCGAGGAAGCAACAACCATCTACTCCTCATTCCCGGCGGGGAACCTCGCGCGTGCTGTCGAACTCATAGCCGACCTCGTAAGCCGGAGTCGATTCCCCGAAGCCGAAATCGACCGCGAACGCGAAGTTGTGCTCGACGAGGTCGACTCCTATCTCGACTCACCGGCCGAAGCTATATTCGACGACTTCAACGAACTGCTGTTTGCCGGCTCCGGACTCGGCCACAATATACTCGGCAACGAAAAGACAATAAAGACATTCACCTCGGCAACATGCCGAGATTTTCTCGACAGATATTACACCCCGGGCAACATGGTATTCTTCTACATGGGCCCGGCAACACCCAAACGGGTCGTGGCTACAGCCGAGCGATATATGGGACATTTCAGCCATCCCGACACACACGTTGACAGAGTCGTCCCTCCGGAGGTAGAACCATTCGACATATACCGCGACCTGCACACCCATCAGGCACATACCGTAATCGGTGCACGCATCCCGGGCATGTTTGCCGACAAAAACCGCGCATACTCCCTGCTCACCAATATAATAGGCGGCCCGTGCATGAACTCGCTACTCAACGTGGCCCTGCGCGAACGACGGGGCTATGTATATTCGGTCGACGCCTATACCTCACTGTTTACCGACTGCGGCGAGATGACCATATACTTCGGATGCGACCGCGAGCATGTGAAACCATGCCGCCGCATTATCTCCGACACACTGACACATCTCGCCGACTCTCCGATGAAGGAGCGCACACTCTCGGCCGCTAAAAAGCAATACATCGGCCAGACCATCGTCGCCGCTGAAAACCGCGAGCAGATGGCACTATCGACCGGACGTGCGCTTCTATTCAACGGACATGTGGCAACACGCAGCGAAATAATCGATAGAATAATGTCGCTCACTCCCGAACACCTGCGCATGGCCGCCGAAGCAATAGTGTCCGACCGATGCTCGATACTCACTTTCGGATGA
- the dusB gene encoding tRNA dihydrouridine synthase DusB has translation MKIGNIDLGPRPVMLAPMEDVTDHSFRLICKELGADMVYTEFVSADALIRNISATTRKLHIDSRERPTAIQIYGRETDPMVEAARIVEEAGPDLLDINFGCPVKKVAGKGAGAGMLRDIPKMLEITKAVVKAVKIPVTVKTRLGWDHDSRIIVDLAEQLQDCGIQALTVHGRTRSQMYTGQADWEMIARVKDNPRLTIPLIGNGDITTPQRAIEAFDRYGVDGVMIGRASIGAPWIFNDVSRELKGLPPQPLSNTAKFRLLRRQITESIANIDEHRGILHIRRHLAASPLFKGIPNFRETRIAMLRADTWPELDAILNHIETDILSTND, from the coding sequence ATGAAGATAGGAAACATCGACCTCGGACCGCGCCCGGTAATGCTTGCTCCAATGGAGGATGTCACCGACCACTCTTTCAGGCTTATATGCAAAGAGTTGGGCGCCGATATGGTGTACACCGAATTTGTCAGCGCCGACGCGCTCATACGCAATATAAGCGCCACTACACGAAAACTCCACATCGACTCACGCGAACGCCCTACCGCCATACAGATTTATGGCCGCGAGACAGACCCCATGGTCGAAGCCGCCAGAATAGTCGAAGAGGCAGGCCCCGACCTGCTCGACATAAACTTCGGATGCCCGGTAAAGAAAGTGGCCGGAAAAGGAGCCGGAGCCGGCATGTTGCGCGATATCCCCAAAATGCTTGAGATTACCAAAGCCGTAGTAAAAGCTGTAAAAATTCCCGTCACGGTAAAGACCCGACTGGGATGGGACCACGACTCGCGCATAATCGTCGATCTCGCCGAGCAGCTGCAGGACTGCGGCATACAGGCCCTGACGGTACATGGCCGCACACGCTCACAGATGTACACCGGACAGGCCGATTGGGAGATGATAGCACGCGTGAAAGACAATCCACGCCTCACCATACCGCTGATTGGCAACGGCGACATAACCACTCCGCAACGCGCCATAGAGGCTTTTGACCGCTACGGAGTCGACGGAGTAATGATCGGACGAGCATCAATCGGAGCGCCATGGATATTCAACGATGTGTCACGCGAGCTCAAGGGTCTACCGCCGCAACCACTCTCCAACACCGCAAAATTCCGACTGCTACGCCGACAGATTACCGAAAGTATAGCCAACATCGACGAGCATCGCGGCATTCTCCACATTCGCCGCCACCTGGCGGCATCACCGCTGTTCAAAGGGATACCCAACTTCAGAGAAACCCGTATAGCAATGCTGAGAGCCGACACATGGCCCGAGCTCGACGCCATACTCAACCATATTGAAACCGACATCCTGTCGACTAACGATTGA